The genomic interval CCATCGGCGAGGCCTACCGGCGCATGGAGGCGGCGCCGACCCCGGAGGCGTTACTGCAGCCGGACCTGGATTTCCACAGCCGCATCGCCGACGCCACCCACAACGACCTGCTCGCCAACCTGTGCAACATGCTCTCGGTGGCGATCGCCGAAGCGCTCAAGCACTCCAACCAGCGGCCGAACCTGCACGAACTGGCGCTGCCGCGGCACAAGGCGATCCTGACCGCCATCGAGAACCGCGACGCCCTCGGTGCACGGCATGCGACGCTGGTGCAGTTGGATGATGCGCGCAGTGCGCTGAGCGTGGTGCTCGGCACCGACCTCTCCTGAACGCCATAACCCTGTGGGAGCTGGCTTGCCAGCGATGAGGGCTTAACCTTCAACATTGGTGTGGCCTGTTATTCCGCTATCGCTGGCAAGCCAGCTCCCACAGGTTAATCGTGAACTTCGAGACATAAAAAAGCCGCAACCCTTGGGTTGCGGCTTTTTCGTTTCAGGCTCGCCAATCAGTGGGCGAACAGCGAATTGCCCTTCTGCCCCGCCAGCTTCTCAGGCTTGATCAGGAACTTCGCCAGCGCCGGCAGCAGCCACAGCGCGCCGAACATGTTCCACAGCAGCATGAAGGTCAGCATCAGGCCCATGTCGGCCTGGAACTTGATCGCCGAGAAGATCCAGGTGCACACGCCGATGGCCAGGCACAGGCCGGTGAACAGCACCGCCTTGCCGGTGGATTTCAGGGTCTGGTAATAGGCTTCCTGCAACGGCAGGCCGGCGCGCAGGAAACTTTCCAGGCGGCTGTAGATGTAGATGCCGTAGTCCACGCCGATCCCCACGCCCAGCGCCACCACCGGCAGGGTCGCGACCTTGACGCCGATGCCCATGAACGCCATCAGCGCGTTGCCCAGCACCGAGGTCAGCACCAGCGGCAGGACGATGCACAAGGTCGCCGCCCACGAACGGAAGGTGATCATGCACATGACCGCCACGCAGATGTACACCAGCACCAGGATGGTCAGTTCAGCCTGCTTGATGACTTCGTTGGTGGCCGCCTCGATCCCGGCGTTGCCGGCGGCCAGGATGAACTCAAGGCCTTCCTTGTTGTTGTCCGCGGCGAATGCCTGCACCGCCTTCACGGCACGGTCCAGGGTCTCGGCCTTGTGGTCGTTGAGGAACACCAGCACCGGCGCCAGCGAACAGTTGTTGTTGTACAGGCCGTCGGCCCGGGCGATGGAGTTGTTCAGCACGTCCGGGTTGCGCGACAGGGTCTCCCACTTCAGGTTGCCCTCGTTCATGCCCTTGATCATCTGCTTGGACACGGTCACCAGCGAGATCGCCGACTGCACGCCCTCGGTGTTCTGCATCTTCCACATCAGCTCGTCGATGGGCGCCATCGCCTCGTAGCGCGAGCAGCCTTCGGACTTGGTCTTGACCATCACCACCAGCACGTCGGAACTGGTGGAGTAGTTGCTGATGATGAAGTTGTTGTCCTTGTTGTAGCGCGAGTCCGGACGCAATTCCGGCGCGCCCTGGTCGAGGTCGCCGATCTTGAGGTTCTTGCTGTACCAGAGGCCGCCGCCGAAGGCGACCAGCGCGATCAGGATCGACACCGGCGCCACCTTGGAGCTGGCGAAGTTCGACAGCAGGCGCCAGAACGGATGCTCGCGGTTCGCATCCTTCTTGCTCTTGGCCACGGCGCGCTTGCTGATGCCGACATAGGAAATCGCCACCGGCAGCAGGATCAGGTTGGTGAACACGATCACCGCCACGCCGATGGACGCGCCGATGGCCAGTTCGCGGATCACGCCGATGTCGATGATCAGCAGGGTGATGAAGCCGACGGCGTCCGCCAGGATCGCGATCATCCCCGGCAAGAACAGCTGCCGGAACGTGCGCCGTGCGGCGGTCAGGGCGTTGTCCGCCTCGCTGGACTGCAAGGCGATGCCGTTGATCTTCTGCACGCCGTGGGAGATGCCGATGGCGAAGATCAGGAACGGCACCAGCATCGAGTACGGATCGAGCCCGAAGCCGAAGAAGTGCATCAGCCCCAGTTGCCAGATCACCGCCACCAGCGTGGTGCTCAGCACCGCGACGGTGCTGCGCATGCAGTGGGTGAACCAGTACAGCAGGATCAGGGTGATGACGAAGGCGACGCCGAAGAACATCACCACCATCACCAGGCCGTCGATCAGGTCGCCGACCTTCTTGGCGAAGCCGACGATGTGGATCTTGACGTTGGGGTTCTGCGCCTCGAACTTGTTGCGGATCTTGTCCTCCAGCTCATGGGAGAACTTGCGGTAGTCCAGCGCCAGCAGCTTGCCCTGGTCCTGCGGATCCGGGTAGGACTCCAGCAGCGGGATGTCGACGATGCTCGACTTGAAGTCGTTGGCCACCAGCCGTCCGACCTGGCCGGACTTGAGCACGTTGTTGCGCAACAGGTCGAGGCTGTCCTGGGAGCCGTTGTAGCTCTGCGGGATCACTTCGCCGCCGGCGAAGCCTTCCTCGGTCACCTCGGTCCAGCGCACGCTCGGGCTCCACAGCGACTTGAGGCCGGAACGGTCGACGCCGGAGATGTAGAACACCTCGTCGTTGATCTGGCGCAGGGTCTCCATGTACTCCTTGGAGAATATGTCGCCGTCGGTGGCCTCCACCGAGATCCGCACGGTGTTGCCCAGGTTCGCCAGGTCGTTGCGGTGCTCCATCATCTTCTCGATGAACGGATGCTTGAGCGGGATCATTTTCTCGAAGCTGGTGGACGGCCGGATCAGCGTGGCCTGCCAGAACAGAAAGATGCTGACCAGCACGCAGATCACGATCACTGCCGGGCGGTTGTTGAAGATCAGGCGTTCGAGGAACGTCGCCTTGTCCTGATGATGAGTGCTCAAGGAAGTCATAGCCCCGCCTTCTTATTATTGATCCGGCTCATTTGCCCAGCTCGGCGCCGTTGGGCGCCGTGATGCGTACTCCGCCCTGCCCGGTCAGGATCAGGTCGCCGTTGCCTGCGGCAGTGACCGACGACAGCGAAATGCGGTCGGGCCGGTTGAACACGCTGAAGGTCTCGCCGTTGTCGCTGCTGCTGATCACCGAGCCGCCGTTGCCGACGATCACGATGGAACCGTCGTCGAGCAGCGTGGCGCCGGACAGGCCGAACTCCAGGGAACCGCGCGCCGCCTTCAGCCCGACCTGCTCCCAGGTGCCGCCGAAGTCGGTGGAACGGTAGAGGTTGCCGCGCAGGCCGTAGGCCAGCAGGGTCTGCGGCTGCGCGGTGCCGATCACGCCGAACAGCGAACCTTCGTACGGGCCTTCGAGCTTTTCCCAGGTCTGGCCCCAGTCGGCGGAACGGAACATGCTGCCCTGCTCGCCGACGATGAACAGCCCGGCGTCCTTCACGGCGGCGATGGCGTTGAGGTGGTATTGGTCTTCGTTGTCGAGGCGGTCGCTGACGTCTTCCCAGTGCTGGCCGCCGTCGGTGGTCTCCAGCAGCGCGCCGTAGGCGCCGACGGCGATGCCCTGGCTGGCGTCCTTGAACCAGACGTCGAGCAGCGGCGCTTCGCGCTTGAGGTCTTCGAACTGCTTGGTCCAGGTCAGGCCGCCGTCTTCGCTGGCGAGGATCTGCGCGTCATGGCCGACGGCCCAGCCGTGCCGGTCGTCGACGAAGTACACGGCGGTGAGCAGTTGCCGGGTCGGCACCTTGGCCTGGGTCCAGGTCTTGCCCTGGTCGTCGGAATAGAGGATGTGTCCGCGGTCGCCGACCGCCACCAGCCGGGCGCCGGCATGGACGACATCGAGCATCAGGCTTTTGGCGGCCTTGGCCGAAGCGGTGGAATAGACCGCGTCCGCGGGCGCTTCGTCGGCCAGGGCGCAGGCCGGTACGGCTGCGAGGCCCAGCAGGGCGCAGGCGGTGGCCAGCAATGCGGTTTTGCGTAACGCCGGCGGGCGGCAACGAACCATAGACCTTCCCCTATTTATTATTGTTGGGCCATCGGGCCTTCAAGGGCGCCGCAAGGGTGCTCCGGGTGACCGGCCAGTCAGCTGCGCTGCATGCAGCATAGTCCTGAAACCCGCAGTCCAGAGCCCCTTCGGATGCTGGCTCATCCTATCGGGCTTTGGAAACGTCTGACAATCGGCGCCACGTTATCTTTTGTTAACCGCGAAACCGGTCTGTTGCCCCTTCATTGACTGACCCGCCGTCGTCGCGGGCAAGCCCGCTCCTACCTGGCTGCGGTCGCTCACGACCGCTGCGTACCACCCGAAACCCGTGGGAGCGGGTTTGCCCGCGAAAGCGTCGGTCAAGGCACCGCAGGCGTTGCTCCCGATGTGTCTGGCAGCGGCCACAGACATTGGCGATGACGGCCGAATGAACGGCCATTCGCCGGATGGATGACGCAAAACTTGCGAAGGGGACTTGCACGATAGGTATTATGGTATACCATCAGACGCACAGACACTCTCACCCCCTACGGAGCAGCCCATGAGTTTCGAAATCCGCAAGATCGTCAGCTACGTCGAAGAGACCTTCATCGAAGGCGGCAAGGCCACCGACACCCCGGTGACCATGGTCGGCCTGGCGGTCGTGATCAAGAACCCGTGGCTGGGCCGCGGCTTCGTCGAAGACCTGAAACCGGAGATCCGCGCCAACTGCTCCGACCTCGGCGCGCTGATGGTCGAGCGCCTCGTGGCCGCCATCGGCGGGGCCGAGAAGATCGAGGCCTACGGCAAGGCCGCGGTGGTCGGCGCCGACGGCGAGATCGAGCACGCCTCGGCGGTGATCCACACCCTGCGCTTCGGCAACCACTACCGCGAAGCGGTCAAGGCCAAGAGCTACCTGAGCTTCACCAACAAGCGCGGCGGTCCCGGCACCTCGATCCAGATCCCGATGATGCACAAGGACGACGAAGGCCTGCGCTCGCACTACATCACCCTGGAAATGCAGATCGAAGACGCACCGCGTGCCGACGAGATCGTCGTGGTGCTCGGTTGCGCCGACGGCGGCCGCCTGCACCCGCGCATCGGCAACCGCTACATCGACCTGGAAGAGCTGGCCGCCGAAAAGGCCCAGTGACCACAACAAGAAGGCATAGCAGGAGCGCTCCATGATTCGGCTCACCGCTGAACTCACCCCCGCCGGCACCAGTTATCTGGCGACCGGCCTCGGCCAACCCGTGGTGCTGATCCACGGCGTGGGCCTGAACAAAGAAATGTGGGGCGGCCAGATCGTCGGCCTCGCCTCGCAATACCGGGTGATCGCCTACGACATGCTCGGGCATGGCGCCAGTCCGCGACCGGCCGCCGACACCGGCCTGCTCGGTTACGCCGATCAGTTGCTGGAGCTGCTGGAGCACCTGCAACTGCCCCAGGCCACCGTGATCGGGTTCTCCATGGGCGGCCTGGTGGCGCGGGCCTTCGCCCTGCACTACCCGCAGCGCCTGCAAGGGCTGGTGGTGCTCAACAGTGTGTTCAACCGCACCGAGGAGCAGCGCGCCGGCGTCATCGCCCGCACCAGCCAGGCGGCCGAGCACGGGCCGGACGCCAACGCCGAAGCGGCCCTGTCGCGCTGGTTCAGCCGCGAATACCAGGCGGCCAACCCGGCGCAGATCGCCGCGATCCGCCAGACCCTGGCCGGCAACGACCCGCAGGGCTACCTGACCACCTACTCGCTGTTCGCCACGCAAGACATGTACCGCGCCGACGACCTGGGCAGCATCCAGGTGCCGACGCTGATCGCCACGGGCGAGCTGGATCCCGGTTCGACCCCGGAGATGGCCGAGCAACTGGCCCGGCGCATCCCCGGCGCGAAGGTCGCCGTGCTGCCCGAGCAAAGGCATATGATGCCCGTAGAGTCGCCGCGCCTGGTCAACCAGATGCTGCTGGAATTTCTCGAATCCGCAAACGCCCGACAAAGTCCAATAAAGGGGATCGTTGCATGACACTCGCACGCTTTCGCATGTGCATCGGCGCAGACTGGGTCGACGCCCTGTCCGGCAAGACGTTCCAAAGCCTCGACCCGGCCCTGGCCGAGCCCTGGGCCGAGCTGCCCGACGCCGACGAGGCCGATGTCGAGCGCGCCGTGCAAGCGGCCCAGACCGCCTTCGACAGCCCGGCCTGGCGAGGCCTGACCGCCACGGCGCGGGGCAAGCTGCTGCGTCGCCTCGGCGACCTGATCGCCGAAAACAAGGAACGACTGGCCCAGCTGGAAAGCCGCGACAACGGCAAACTGATCCGCGAGACCCGCGGCCAGGTCGGCTACCTGCCGGAGTTCTTCCACTACACCGCCGGCCTGGCCGACAAGCTCGAAGGCGGCACCCTGCCGCTCGACAAGCCCGACCTGTTCGCCTACACCGTGCATGAAGCCATGGGCGTGGTCGCCGCGATCATTCCGTGGAACAGCCCGCTGTACCTGACCGCGATCAAGCTCGCGCCGGCCCTGGCGGCAGGCAACACCATCGTGATCAAACCGTCCGAACACGCTTCGGCGACGATCCTGGAACTGGCGCGCCTGGCCCTCGAAGCCGGCATCCCGCCGGGCGTGGTCAACGTCGTCACCGGCTACGGCCCGAGCACCGGCGCCGCCCTCACCCGCCATCCGCTGGTGCGCAAGATCGCCTTCACCGGCGGCGCGGCGACCGCCCGTCATGTGGTGCGCAGCAGCGCCGAGAACTTCGCCAAGCTGTCACTGGAACTGGGCGGCAAATCGCCGAACATCATCTTCGCCGACGCCGACCTCGACAGCGCCATCAACGGCGCCATCGCCGGGATCTACGCGGCGTCCGGGCAGAGCTGCGTGTCCGGCTCGCGCTTGCTGGTGCAGGACGAGATCTACGATGAGTTCGTCGGTCGCCTGGCCGAACGCGCCCAACGCATCCGCATCGGCAACCCCCAGGACGACAGCAGCGAAATGGGCCCGATGGCCACCGCCCAGCAACTGGCCGTGGTCGAAGGCCTGGTGGCCGACGCCCTCGCCGAAGGGGCGCGCCTGCGCATCGGCGGCAAGCGCCCGGCGGGCGTGGGCGACGGCTGGTTCTATGAGCCGACGCTGTTCGAGTGCGACCGCAACTCGATGAAGATCATGCAGGAAGAAGTGTTCGGCCCGGTGGCCTCGGTGATCCGCTTCAAGGACGAGGCCGAAGCGTTGGCGATCGCCAACGACTCGCAGTTCGGCCTCGCCGCCGGCATCTGGACCCGCGACCTGGGCCGCGCCCACCGCCTGGCCCGTGACGTGCGCTCGGGGATCATCTGGGTCAACACCTACCGCGCGGTGTCGGCGATGGCGCCGATCGGCGGCTTCAAGAACAGTGGCTACGGACGCGAAAGCGGCATCGATTCGGTGCTGGCCTACACCGAACTGAAAACAGTGTGGATCAACCTTTCCCAGGCGCCGATGCCTGATCCCTTCGTGATGCGCTAGGAGTCCTGCGACATGATCGAACCCGGCATTTACAAAGACGTGATGGGCTCGTTCCCGTCCGGGGTCACGGTGGTCACCACCCTCGACGCGGACGGCGGCATCGTCGGCATCACCGCCAGCGCCTTCAGCGCGCTGTCGATCGACCCGGCGCTGGTGCTGTTCTGCCCCAACTACGCCTCCGACACCTACCCGGTGCTGCGCGACAGCCAGCGCTTCGCGATCCACCTGCTGTCCGCCGACCAGACCGGCGAAGCCTATGCCTTCGCCGGCAAAGGCAAGGACAAAGCCAAAGGCATCGCCTGGCACCTGAGCGAGCTGGGCAACCCGATCCTGGACAAGGCCACGGCGATCATCGAATGCGAACTGTGGCGCGAATACGACGGCGGCGACCACGCGATCATCGTCGGCGCGGTGAAGAACCTGATCCTGCCGGCGCAACCGGTGACGCCGATGATCTACCACAAGGGAAAATTGGGCGCGTTACCGACGCTGTCTTGAAGGATTCACCCCTGTAGGAGCGAGCCTGCTCGCGAAGGCATAGTGTCAGTCGACATCAATCTCGAATGTGATGACGCTTTCGCGAGCAGGCTCGCTCCCACAGGGGAAAGTGGCGTAAGGAGGAATGATGAGCAACGAAAAATATGAAAAAGGCCTGCAGATCCGCACCCAGGTGCTGGGCGAAGCCTACGTGCAGCGCTCGATCGAGAACGCCGACGACTTCACCCGCCCGCTGCAGGAAATGGTCACCGAATATTGCTGGGGCCATGTCTGGGGCCGCGACGGCCTGTCGCTCAAGGAGCGCAGCATGATCAACCTGGCGATGATCTCGGCGCTCAACCGCCCGCATGAACTCAAGCTGCATGTGCGCGGCGCCTTGCGTAACGGCTTGAGTCGTGAGCAAATACGCGAAATTCTGCTTCAGGTCGGCATCTACTGCGGTGTTCCCGCTGCCGTAGACAGTTTCCGGCTCGCCCGTGAAGCCTTCGCCGAAGCCGACGCCGAGGCCTCCAGACAACACTCGGCTGTCTGACCGCCCCGCAAGGACAGCCACATTTAGAGCGGACTCCATGAAACGCCTGCCACTCGACGACAGCTTCAAGGTCAATCGCAACCCCGTCACCCTGCGCGAGATCGTGCTGGACAAGCTGCGAAGCGCCATCATGAACTTCCAGCTCCTGCCGGGCGACCGCCTGGTCGAACGCGACCTGTGCGACCGCCTGGGCGTGAGCCGCACGTCGGTGCGCGAAGCCTTGCGTCACCTGGAGTCCGAAGGCCTGGTGGAATTCGCCGACGCCAAGGGCCCGCGCGTGGCGATCATCACGCTGGCCGACGCCGTCGACATCTATGAGCTGCGGTGCGTGCTCGAAGGCCTGATCGTCCAGCTGTTCACCCTGCGCGCCAAGGCCAAGGACATCAAGGCCCTGGAGAAAGCGCTGGAGGAGAACCGCAAGGCGCTCAAGGACGGCGAGCTGCAACAGGTGATCGACTCGGTGCAGGGTTTCTACGACGTGCTGCTGGAAGGCTCCGGCAACCACATCGCCGCCACCCAGCTGCGCCAGTTGCAAGCGCGCATCAGCTACCTGCGGGCGACGTCGGTGTCCCAGGAAAACCGTCGCGGCGCGAGCAACCAGGAAATGGAAAAAATGGTCGAGGCGATCAAGAGCGGCGACGCTCTGGCGGCGCATCAGGCGTGCGTCGATCACGTTCGTGCGGCGGCGGCCGTAGCCCTCGACTACCTCAAGCGCAAACAGGAAGAAACCGGCACCGATCTCAAAAGCACGCCGGCGATCACCCTACCCATCGCGCTGAAAGAACCGCGCATAGGTCACTGACATGTTCAGCCCGAGCTTTTGCCCGAAATGCGGCGGCGCCGACCTCGGTCAGCAGGTGCCGCCGGGCGATACGCACGAGCGCCTGATGTGCCGCGGCTGCGGCTACATCCACTATGTGAACCCGAAGATCATCGCCGGCTGCATCATCGAGCAGGACGGCAAATACCTCTTGTGCCAGCGGGCGATCCCGCCGCGTCCGGGCACCTGGACGCTGCCGGCGGGCTTCATGGAAAGCGGCGAAACCACCGAGCAGGCGGCCGTGCGCGAAGTCTGGGAAGAAAGCGGCGTGCGCGCCGAGATCGTCTCGCCCTACTCGATCTTCAGCGTGCCGAAGATCAGCGAGGTGTACATCATCTTCCGCGCCATCGCCCTGGAGATCACCGGCCAGTACGGCCCGGAAACCCTCGACTGCCAATTCTTCGCCCCCGAAGACATCCCGTGGGACAAGATCTACTACCCGGCGATCCGCCAGATCCTCGAACGCTACATCGAGGAACGCCAGGCCGGCGTCTACGGCATCTATGTGGGCAACGACGACAGCGGCAAGATTCACTTCATCCGCTGATCAGAAGTCACCTTCAACAGATGCAGAGCCCGCTTCCTCGGTGGCCGGAGGGCTCAGTCCGGCATCGACCGGATGATGTCAGCCAAATCATCTTTGGTGATCTCATTGGCCTTGAGAGCAGCGGAGATATCTTTTTTAGAAAGCGGGAAGCGCTTGAAAATGTCTTTCAATGTGTCCGCATCGATATTCTGTAACCAAAGAGGGTCGATGAAAGAGCCACCATACTCAGGCTTCATGGGAACCTCTTCGTGAGCGATTGAACCTTTGTGATTCAGATAGAC from Pseudomonas ekonensis carries:
- a CDS encoding WD40/YVTN/BNR-like repeat-containing protein, with translation MVRCRPPALRKTALLATACALLGLAAVPACALADEAPADAVYSTASAKAAKSLMLDVVHAGARLVAVGDRGHILYSDDQGKTWTQAKVPTRQLLTAVYFVDDRHGWAVGHDAQILASEDGGLTWTKQFEDLKREAPLLDVWFKDASQGIAVGAYGALLETTDGGQHWEDVSDRLDNEDQYHLNAIAAVKDAGLFIVGEQGSMFRSADWGQTWEKLEGPYEGSLFGVIGTAQPQTLLAYGLRGNLYRSTDFGGTWEQVGLKAARGSLEFGLSGATLLDDGSIVIVGNGGSVISSSDNGETFSVFNRPDRISLSSVTAAGNGDLILTGQGGVRITAPNGAELGK
- a CDS encoding GntR family transcriptional regulator gives rise to the protein MKRLPLDDSFKVNRNPVTLREIVLDKLRSAIMNFQLLPGDRLVERDLCDRLGVSRTSVREALRHLESEGLVEFADAKGPRVAIITLADAVDIYELRCVLEGLIVQLFTLRAKAKDIKALEKALEENRKALKDGELQQVIDSVQGFYDVLLEGSGNHIAATQLRQLQARISYLRATSVSQENRRGASNQEMEKMVEAIKSGDALAAHQACVDHVRAAAAVALDYLKRKQEETGTDLKSTPAITLPIALKEPRIGH
- a CDS encoding aldehyde dehydrogenase, producing MTLARFRMCIGADWVDALSGKTFQSLDPALAEPWAELPDADEADVERAVQAAQTAFDSPAWRGLTATARGKLLRRLGDLIAENKERLAQLESRDNGKLIRETRGQVGYLPEFFHYTAGLADKLEGGTLPLDKPDLFAYTVHEAMGVVAAIIPWNSPLYLTAIKLAPALAAGNTIVIKPSEHASATILELARLALEAGIPPGVVNVVTGYGPSTGAALTRHPLVRKIAFTGGAATARHVVRSSAENFAKLSLELGGKSPNIIFADADLDSAINGAIAGIYAASGQSCVSGSRLLVQDEIYDEFVGRLAERAQRIRIGNPQDDSSEMGPMATAQQLAVVEGLVADALAEGARLRIGGKRPAGVGDGWFYEPTLFECDRNSMKIMQEEVFGPVASVIRFKDEAEALAIANDSQFGLAAGIWTRDLGRAHRLARDVRSGIIWVNTYRAVSAMAPIGGFKNSGYGRESGIDSVLAYTELKTVWINLSQAPMPDPFVMR
- a CDS encoding NUDIX hydrolase; amino-acid sequence: MFSPSFCPKCGGADLGQQVPPGDTHERLMCRGCGYIHYVNPKIIAGCIIEQDGKYLLCQRAIPPRPGTWTLPAGFMESGETTEQAAVREVWEESGVRAEIVSPYSIFSVPKISEVYIIFRAIALEITGQYGPETLDCQFFAPEDIPWDKIYYPAIRQILERYIEERQAGVYGIYVGNDDSGKIHFIR
- a CDS encoding alpha/beta fold hydrolase, producing the protein MIRLTAELTPAGTSYLATGLGQPVVLIHGVGLNKEMWGGQIVGLASQYRVIAYDMLGHGASPRPAADTGLLGYADQLLELLEHLQLPQATVIGFSMGGLVARAFALHYPQRLQGLVVLNSVFNRTEEQRAGVIARTSQAAEHGPDANAEAALSRWFSREYQAANPAQIAAIRQTLAGNDPQGYLTTYSLFATQDMYRADDLGSIQVPTLIATGELDPGSTPEMAEQLARRIPGAKVAVLPEQRHMMPVESPRLVNQMLLEFLESANARQSPIKGIVA
- a CDS encoding flavin reductase family protein; amino-acid sequence: MIEPGIYKDVMGSFPSGVTVVTTLDADGGIVGITASAFSALSIDPALVLFCPNYASDTYPVLRDSQRFAIHLLSADQTGEAYAFAGKGKDKAKGIAWHLSELGNPILDKATAIIECELWREYDGGDHAIIVGAVKNLILPAQPVTPMIYHKGKLGALPTLS
- a CDS encoding carboxymuconolactone decarboxylase family protein, with the translated sequence MSNEKYEKGLQIRTQVLGEAYVQRSIENADDFTRPLQEMVTEYCWGHVWGRDGLSLKERSMINLAMISALNRPHELKLHVRGALRNGLSREQIREILLQVGIYCGVPAAVDSFRLAREAFAEADAEASRQHSAV
- a CDS encoding efflux RND transporter permease subunit, which gives rise to MTSLSTHHQDKATFLERLIFNNRPAVIVICVLVSIFLFWQATLIRPSTSFEKMIPLKHPFIEKMMEHRNDLANLGNTVRISVEATDGDIFSKEYMETLRQINDEVFYISGVDRSGLKSLWSPSVRWTEVTEEGFAGGEVIPQSYNGSQDSLDLLRNNVLKSGQVGRLVANDFKSSIVDIPLLESYPDPQDQGKLLALDYRKFSHELEDKIRNKFEAQNPNVKIHIVGFAKKVGDLIDGLVMVVMFFGVAFVITLILLYWFTHCMRSTVAVLSTTLVAVIWQLGLMHFFGFGLDPYSMLVPFLIFAIGISHGVQKINGIALQSSEADNALTAARRTFRQLFLPGMIAILADAVGFITLLIIDIGVIRELAIGASIGVAVIVFTNLILLPVAISYVGISKRAVAKSKKDANREHPFWRLLSNFASSKVAPVSILIALVAFGGGLWYSKNLKIGDLDQGAPELRPDSRYNKDNNFIISNYSTSSDVLVVMVKTKSEGCSRYEAMAPIDELMWKMQNTEGVQSAISLVTVSKQMIKGMNEGNLKWETLSRNPDVLNNSIARADGLYNNNCSLAPVLVFLNDHKAETLDRAVKAVQAFAADNNKEGLEFILAAGNAGIEAATNEVIKQAELTILVLVYICVAVMCMITFRSWAATLCIVLPLVLTSVLGNALMAFMGIGVKVATLPVVALGVGIGVDYGIYIYSRLESFLRAGLPLQEAYYQTLKSTGKAVLFTGLCLAIGVCTWIFSAIKFQADMGLMLTFMLLWNMFGALWLLPALAKFLIKPEKLAGQKGNSLFAH
- a CDS encoding amino acid synthesis family protein gives rise to the protein MSFEIRKIVSYVEETFIEGGKATDTPVTMVGLAVVIKNPWLGRGFVEDLKPEIRANCSDLGALMVERLVAAIGGAEKIEAYGKAAVVGADGEIEHASAVIHTLRFGNHYREAVKAKSYLSFTNKRGGPGTSIQIPMMHKDDEGLRSHYITLEMQIEDAPRADEIVVVLGCADGGRLHPRIGNRYIDLEELAAEKAQ